The Acidobacteriota bacterium sequence GGTCATTCCGTACTTTCACATTTACGGCCAGACGGTCGGCATGTTGTTGGGAACCTGGAATGGCGCGATGCAAATTCCGGTGCCGAAATTCGACCCCGATGCGCTGATTCAGGCGATCAAAACATACAAGCCGACGTTCTTTCCCGGCGTGCCGACGCTTTATATTTCGATGCTCAATCACCCGGAAATCAAAACCTGCGGCCTGGAATATGTGCGGCGTTTCAACAGCGGCTCGGCTCCGTTGCCGGTCGAAGTGATTGAACAGTTCGAACAATTGAGCGGAGCAATGTTGTACGAAGGATATGGATTGACTGAAACTTCGCCGACCACGCATTCGACGCCGACGCTGGCGCGGCGAAAACCAGGCAGCATTGGGCTGACGTATCCTTCGACCGAAGTCAAGATCGTTGATCTGGAAACCGGCACGCAGGAAGTTCCGCTCGGGCAGGAAGGCGAATTGTGTATTCGCGGCCCACAGGTGATGAAAGGGTACTGGAATCGCCCTGACGAAACAGCCATCGCGCTGCGCGATGGCTGGCTCTACACAGGCGACGTGGCTCGGATGGACGAAGACGGTTACTTTTACATTGTCCAGCGCAAGAAGGACATGATTATTGTCAGTGGCTTCAACGTCTATCCAAACGAAGTCGAAGATGTGTTGTTCGCGCATCCGGCTGTGCTGGAAGCCGCTGTGATCGGCGTGCCGGATCAATATCGCGGTGAATCGGTCAAAGCCTTTGTGGTATTGAAACCCGGCGCGACAGCGACTGCCGAAGAACTGTCGGAATTTTGCAAAGCCAATCTGGCCAAGTACAAAAATCCTTCGATCATTGAAATCGTTCCGGGATTACCCAAGAGCGCCGTTGGCAAAGTGTTGCGCCGCGAGTTGCGCGAGTTGGAATCTAATAAATAGGAGAGTTTGTTTGATGCAGAGTGCGGTAAATCATTCACCCAAATACGACGAACGTCCGTGGGGCAATTTCACTGTCCTGGACGAAGCCGACGGATACAAAGTCAAACGCATTGAAGTATTGCCCGGCAAACGGCTCAGCTATCAAAAACACGCGCATCGAGCCGAACATTGGTTTATCGTTGCGGGAACGGCCAGAGTCACGCTCGATGGCAAAGACATTTTGCTCCGTCCGGGCGAATACATTGACATCGCCATCGGCGCGGCTCATCGCATTGAAAACCCCGGCGCGGAAAAAGTGATCTTTATCGAAGTTCAGCGCGGCGCTTATCTGGGCGAAGACGATATTGTCAGGTTACAGGATGATTTTGGACGAACGGTTTGACTGATTGACATTCACGCTCCATCGCCCTATTTTTCGCATTGCTGGCCGGAACCGTCCGTTCCCAGCAATCAGCCAACAAAAACGAAGTTCTCAGCAAAAGGAAAACACCATGCCCGATATAAAAAAATCTGTAGGTTTCGGCGGAGTCAACAATTCCGATGACGTGAAAATCATACAAACCCTGCTCAATCAAGTCGGCGATCATCCACCGCTCACAGTCAATGGCGTTTGTGGAGACGAAACCGTCGCCATCATCAAAGCATTTCAAAGCGGTTTCTTCTCGGTTCCCGATGGAAGGATTGATCCGGGAGGAAAGACGTTCAAACGTCTGCTCCAAGTGACCGGTTTGGGGTATGTTCAATTGCCACAGGGTGCAGAAGATGGATATTACTCATATTCAGTCGCCGATAACCAATTTGGAACTGCCGAAACAATCAAAACGCTTCAGGAAGTGGCGGCGCAATTTCATGCTTTGCGTCCCGATTTGCTGATCGGTATAGGAGACATCAGCTTTCGCGATGGGCACAAAATGCCGCCGCATAAATCGCACATCAATGGCAGAAACATGGATATTCGTCCGCTTCGAAAAGATGGAGCCAAACGTCCCATCGAATTCACGGACAAGCTGAATTACGACAGGGAAGCGACACGGTTACTCGCTCAGACGTTTCTGGCTCACTCCAACGTCAAGAAGATTTTCTTCAATGATCCGACCATCGAAGGCGTCAAACCGCTGGAAGGGCATCACAACCATCTGCACGTGGAAACGAAAGCATGAACTTGCGCCGCAAATGCTCAATCATCAGTTTGACCTGCTTGCTTTCAGGGCAGATTTTGGCGAGCGGCTTTGGCTTCGCTCAGCCCAACCCTGCTCCGGCATCCAAACTTTCAGCGGCGATCACCTTTCGGTGTTTGTGGTGGTCGGAAAAACAAATGGACGGGTTGAATCCTAATGCGCCTCCGCCAAAAACGACTGAAGTAACACTGAACAAGTGGGAATATTCCGATCCCATCGGAGTCCCTCACCCGGACGTAGTGGACCTTGTGGTGGAACTCGGCAATACGGCAGATGCGGAGGTCAATGATTTGACCGTGAATGTGTCAACGCGATGGCTGATTGGGCCACAAAGCAAAAAATCCAGGGCAGTTTGGGGGAAAGCCGCTCTCGTTGAGCGGCTTTCTTCTTTTAAGATTGCCGGGCACGACAAACACATTCTTCGGATTCCAGTAAATCTGGCAGATCAAATGAGAAGGCTGGAAAAAACTCGTTTTTGGCCTTGGCGTTTGCAAGCCACAGTATTGGTTACATCGGCTTCCGGGAAAGCGCTGCTCCGTAAACAGGCCGATTTGCCAATCACGCCCGGAGATTGAACGAGGAATTTCGGCCCAATTTTCATAGATTCAACTATGCCTACAACACGAATTAACGGCATCAATCTGTACTACGAAACGCAAGGCCAGGGTGAGCCGCTGCTGCTGATTTACGGTTTGGCGGGGCGTGGAAACGGCTGGAAGTTTCAAATTGAAACGTTGTCGCCGCACTTTCAAACCATCACGTTTGACAACCGCGGCGTGGGAGAAACCGACCAACCGGTGGAGGCGTATTCACTGGCGCAAATGGCGGATGATGCTGCCGGTTTGTTGGATGCTTTAGGCATTGAATCAGGAAATGTGTTCGGCATTTCGATGGGCGGAATGATTGCCCAGGAGTTTGTGCTCCGTCATCCTCAACGAGTTCGCAAGCTGGCGCTGGGTTGTACACATCCGGGCATCAGCCGTTGCGTGGCTGCGCCAGCGTGGGTGATGGAAATCTTTAGAAGTTTGCCCGGCAAACCGCGCGAACAAGTCGTTCGCGAATGTATCCCGATCAACTACTCGCCGCATACGCAACAGCACAGAACGGAACTGATTGAATCCTTGATCCCGTTGTTTGTGGATAATCGCCAGCGGTTGCATGGATATGTCAATCAGGTCAAAGCGATTTGGGAATTCGATGCCTTTGATCGGTTGCCGCAAATCGCCGTGCCGACATTGGTGATGACCGGGACGGATGATGTGCTGGTTCCGCCGGGCAACTCAAAAATCATCGCCGAGCGCATTTCGAATGCTCGGTTGATGGAGTTCCCTGAAGCCGGTCACCTATTTTTCATCGAAAAAGCGGAGGAAGTGAACCAAGCCTTGCGAGAATTTTTTCGGGCGAATTGAAAAATCGTTCAACACAAAACCGCGAAGGCGCAAAGGAGAGTTGGTTCCTTTGCGCCTTCATTGCTTTATCGCTTTGCGTTGAATTCAAACAATCAAGCGTGTCGCCATTTCACCGTATCCCAGTTGATGCGCTTGCCAGATCGGAACGATTCGTTGGCCAAGTGGGCGCCGACCAACACCCGATTCCCTAATTCCACGGGTGAATTCGGTTGTTTGCGGCTTTGCATGCAATCCAGGAAGTTTTTCATGTGGATGGTGCTTTCATCAGTTACCGGCCAACTCTCCACTTCTTTGCGTTTTGCGTCGTAACGAACCATCAATCCACGATTGTTTTCCTGCACGATGCTGCCTTCCAAGCCGTAAAATGCCGCGCCGTCATATTCCTGGCCGTTCATGAACTGCACCATGAACACGATGGCGAATGTGCCGCAATCCAGAATGGCGTGGACATTGTCCGGCGTTTCCCAATCCATGTTTTGATATTTGCCGCCGTTGCAACTGACGGATTTGGGCCCATCGCTGCCGGTAATCCACATTGCAACGTCCAGCCAATGCGGCCCGATATCAGTCATCAATCCTCCGGCATAATCCCAAAACCAACGCCAGCCAGAAGCCCGTTTAGCGTCATACGGTCGTTTGGGCGCTCGGCCAAGAAAACGATCCCAATCAACCAATTCCGGCGCGAACAAGGTTTGGTCTTTGCTGCGTTTGATGTAAGGGTCAACCGGGCGATAGCGAAAGTCCCAAATTCTGACAAACCGAATTTCGCCAATTCCGCCTGACGCGACAATGTCTCGCGCTTTTTTGAAATGTTCGCCGCTGCGGCGTTGGTTCCCGACCTGCACAATCTGTTTTGATGCCTTGACTGCGGCGACCATATTTTCGCCTTCTTCGATGGTGCGGCAGAGCGGTTTTTCAATGTAAGCATCTTTGCCGGCTTTGACCGCGGCCAGCAACACATCGTGGTGAAGATGATCCGGGACGGCGATGATCACGCCGTCAATATCCTTCCGCGCCAGCAAATCATTGTAATCAACGTATGTTTTTTCGACCGGCGCAGCCAGTTTCTTTTGTGCCGCCGCCAGCATTCCCTTGTTGACGTCTGCCAGAGCGACAATGTCTGCGCCAAGCTTTTGCGCAGTCACTACACGTCCACTGCCACGATCTCCGGGGCCGATGCCGCCAATACGGATTCGGTCGTTCGCGCCTATCACGCGCGCATACGATTTCGCGGTCATCCCCGCGGTTGTCAGTACGATTGCCGATGAAGTGCCAGCTTTGATGAATTCTCTGCGATCCATTGTTTTCACCTTTTTGAAGTTGGATGGAACTATCTGGAGATAGCTTTTAATTGATTGATGCGATCTCGTAAAGCCGCGGTAAAACATTCCACTTCGTCCGGCTCTGCGCCACTGGCTTTCAATCCGGCGCGCAATTGGTCATCGGTAATGCGACCTAGATAGTGCATCAACCACCTCACGTCACTAACGCTGATGCCGCTTTTGAAATCGTCTGTATGCTGACCTGAAAACCCAAACTGAACCTGGTTGCCGCTGATTCCCTTGATGAAATCCCTGGTTTGGCTTTTGAAACCTTTGCAGTCCCATTTTTCGCGGCTCAAATATCCACCCCATTTGCCCATTGAACCGCCCCAATCGGTGATCAAATACCGGTCTTCAACTCCTGGGGTTCGGTAAATTGCCGTGTTCGATCCGCGCTTCACATCGCGTACATCTTTGTTGTCCCAATTTGAGGTCAGGATCAGCATCAATTTCAATCCATTCAATTCCTTCGAGCCAAGAAACGGATTCTGAACCCAGCTCCAGCTTTCTTCATCGTCCAGCTTTTTGACGTTCTTTTCCTTTTGCAGTTCGAAGCGCGCATCCGTAAAGCTACCGTCAGATTTCACGAAGTCCTTTGCACGCGTTAGTTTGCCGATTCCCTGGATTTTGCCGCTGGCGACAAAATATGCAGGCTCGACAAAATATCCCGACGCCCAAACCAGTCGCGTGGCGAAAGTTTCCGAGTTTACTTCCGGACCAAATTTCACCGTCCATTGGATACCGTTGGCATCCCTGACACGAATCTTGGGATTCGTTCCCGACAGGCTTTCTTCTTCAAATGTGAACGGTGTTTTGGGTGCTTTGGCGCGTCCAGCCGCTCCTCCAACCAAATCCAATCTTTCCACAGCGCCGGGGTCATGCCAAATAACAGGTTTTCCCGGTTTGGCGGGCGCCTTTTCTTTTTGACTCGCCTGAGAATGCCCACCGAATAACAAAAACGTAACAAGACCAAACGACACCAATTCCAAGAGCAGATGTTTTCTCGACATAATTTTTCTCCAAAAATGATGGGGAAAATGGAAAATAGGCCATCTTTGCTGAACTGTCCAGTTGATGCCAGCCGGGGTCAAGATGGAAATTAATGGATCGGCATGAACTTGCGAAGAATCTTGTTTCCCGCGATGTCGCGCCGGAAAGAATTTGTTGACAGTCGGGCAATACACTACTAAATTTCGGTTTCGTTTAAGGAAGATATTTGTTTTGAATATATTGTCCACCTACGCAGTGTTCACCTTTTAACTAACGCTCGGTTGCGAATATTTTGGCCCCGCGAACTTGTTTCCTTATTCCCTCTTATCGCCGTCAGAGTAATTGGTATGCTAAAAGGCTTGGCAACAAGCTCTGATCCTAGACATCCTTAAAGGAGTAGAGACGTGCAAATTAAAGATATCGTCCGCGAAAATAACCCTGAACCCCCGAATGAACTTCCTGAAAATCACACCGATCAAACCTTAAAACCAGCATCTTCTCAAAGCCGCCGTAAATTTTTGGGGAATGTTGGCAGTATGGCTGCGGCCACGATCGCTGCTGGAACTGCGGGAGTCCCGGTTTTGGGCACTGTCACAAATGCCGAAGCTGCGCCACTGGAAATAGATGTCGCTGGAGGTGCGGCGCGTGCGCAGCAAGCATATGACATTCGCATGCAGGCAGCGACTTTTCAGAAAATCAGTCCGTTGCCCGATCATCCGAATAATGGCGATGAAGATCGCTATTTGAATCGGATTGGCAGTTACTCAAAAGGGATGCCCCATAACTCCCTGGGCGAAGTTGATCAAGTTGCCTACAACGTGTATTTGCAGGCGATCAATACGGGGAACCCGGATGATTTCGAGCGCGTTCCGATGGGTGACAGCCAGGTGCAGTTCAAAAATCCACAAGGTGGTTTGACCTTTGAAATGCAGGGGGCTGATCCGGGACACATGTATCAGCCGCCCGCTCCCACCTTTTCCAGCGCGGAAATCGCCGCCGAAATTGCTGAAAATTACTGGATGGCGTTGGCGCGCGACATCAATTTTTCCGATTACGATTCACATCCGCTGACCAATGGGGCCGCTGCCGACCTGAACAAGTTCAGCGATTTTCGGGGACCGCATTTCCGTCCGCGTTTTTTGGTTCGTGGGCAGACCCTGGCTTTAGAGCAAGCTGCACTTGCTTCCGCATCACTCGGCTCCGAAGCTGAAGTGCAGGATTCTCCAAGAGTGCCTGTTCGCCAGCAAGCGATGGCTGGCCCCGTGACCATAGGCACCCTGTTTCGCGGATTGACGAAAGGTGATTTGACAGGGCCGTATATTTCCCAGTTCTTGTGGAAAGATTATCGGTTTGGTGTTTTGTCAGTCAGCCAGAAAATGCGCACGACGATTCCGGGCGATGATTACCTGACCGGTTACAGTGATTGGCTGTATGCCCAAAACGCGCGCGGGAATTTAAATCTGCCGAATCGGTACGACCAGACACCGCGGTACATTCGCAACGGTCGCGACCTGGGCGAGTGGGTTCACCTTGATTATCTTTATGAAGCCTATTTCAACGCCATGGCGGTATTGTTAAGCATCGGAGCGCCGACCGACCCGAATAATCCTTACAACAAATACCGGAATCAATGCGGCTTCGGCACGTTTGGCAACCCGCACATTCAAGCCCTGGTGACGACTGTGGCGACCAATGCTTTGCGCGCAGTCTGGTTCCAAAAATGGTATGTTCATCGCCGCCTGCGCCCGGAAGCCTTCGCCGGAGGCGTTCATAACCATTTGATCGGAGCCACTACCTATCCAATCAACAACGAGATTTTGAACTCTGAAGCTGTGCAGGAAGTGTATCGCAAGTTTGGCACCTATCTATTGCCAATCGCTTTTGTCGAAGGCAGTCCATCGCATCCAGCTTATGGCGCAGGTCACGCAACAGTCGCAGGTGCCTGCACGACGATTCTGAAGTGGTGGTTTGATGAATCCTGGGTGATTCCGAATCCGGTTGTGTCGTCTTCCGACGGGCTGTCTCTGGTTCCGTATCGTGGCACGGACAATCTGACCGTGGGGAATGAATTGAATAAACTGGCGTCAAACGTCGCGCTGGGCAGAAATATCGCCGGGGTGCATTGGCGTTCGGATGCGACCGAATCGCTCAAACTCGGGGAAGCCATCGCCATCAGTGTGCTACAAGACCAGAAGCATTGCTTTAACGAACGCTTCGATGGATTGTCATTGACCAAGTTCGATGGAACACCAATCACAATTTAACAGGCCGAAGTCGTAAACCGGCTTGTTGCTGAAATCCAAAAGGCAAACGGGCGAAGCCAGTATGGTTCGCCCGTTTGCCTTTTCTGTTATGAAATTAGAAATCTTGCCAACCAGTTGGTGATGACGGCTTCATCGGTTGGCGCGTGGAAGTTTGCGGCGTTGACCTTTTCTATGCCGATCAGTTCCGTTCGTCCGCGTACCAGCGCTTCGACATAAGCCGCCGGGAATTCCGGATGTCCTTGAATACCCAGCATTGTTTTGCCAACGCGAAACATCGCCACCGGGCAATGATCACTTTCGCCCAGCACAACGCCGTTTTCCGGTAATCGCACGACCTGATCGCGATGTGAATACTGAATGCCGCAAGCCGCGCGTTCCGGCTGCATCCAATTTTCGCGCTTGATGACATTCAAGCTGTGAATTCCAATGCCCCAACCTTGCGGGGCATTTTCGACCTTGCCGCCCAGCGCTTCCGCCAGCATTTGATGACCGAAACAGATTCCGACGAACGGTTTGTCGGCTTCGCGCAATTGCCGCAGAAAGCCTTTCAACTCCCGAATCCAAGTTGCCGAGTCATAGGCCGAAAACCGCGACCCCGTGCAGACAAAGGCTTCGCAAGCATCCGCCGAAGCCGGAAACTCGCCATTGCAAACATCGAAACTCACCAACTCAAATTGTGGCGCGTGGCGAGCAAACAAGTCCGCAAACATCTGCCGATAATCTCCGGCAATGGGCAGCAGTTCTTCTCTGACGCGATCGCATTCCAGCAGGCCGACTTTCATAAGCTCAGCCTCAAGTGAAACGACTTTGGTCGCGTGAACGCTTCAAAACCGAGTTTGGACAGCGTGCATCCGCGCCCGGAATCTTTGACGCCCGTCCAAGCCAAAGCCGGATCGAGATAATCGCAGCGGTTCATATAAAACGTGCCAGTTTCGATTTGATCGCCGATGCGCAATGCCGCGTCTATGTCCGCAGTCCAGATCGAAGCCGTCAAGCCATACTTGCTGTCGTTCATTAACCGAATGGCCTCTTCGTCGTCCCTGACCGGCATAATGCCGACGACTGGCGCAAAGGTTTCTTCGGTCATAACCAGCATTGAATGATCAACGCCCGTCAGAATTTGTGGAGCCAGATACGGCGTTCCGGCTTTGCTCATCGGGAAGAGCGATTCGTCAATCAAGCCTTGCGCGCCTTTCGCCAACGCTTCGGCAATATGCGCGCGCGCTTTGCCGGCGGCGTTCGTTCGCACCATCGGGCCAAGCGTAATGCCATCTTCCAGCGGATTGCCGAGCTTGTATTGACGGGTGAGTTCGACCGCGCCTTCGACAAACTGGTGGTAGACATCCTGATGCACGTAAATGCGTTCGACCGCGCAACAGGATTGGCCGGAGTTGAACATTGCGCCGTCCACCAGGTTTTCAATCGCCGCTTCAAGATTTGCATCCTGCCTGACATAAGCTGGGTCTTTGCCGCCGAGTTCCAGCCCCGTGGCGATGAAGCGTTCACTTGCGGCGCGCTGCACGGCATGGCCTCCGGCAACAGAACCTGTGAAAGCGACAAAGCCGATACGCGAATCCTTGATAACTTCGGCGACCTGATCGTGATCAATGTGCAGGAATTGGAAAACCCCGTCAGGCAAACCCGCGGCGGCAAATGCTTCGGCGTAACGTTCCGCGACCAGCGGCGTTTGCGGCGCGATTTTCAGCACCACGCTGTTACCGGCCAGAATCGCCGGAACCACAGCGTTGACCGACGCCAGCCACGGATAATTCCACGGTGCCAGCACCAGCACAGTTCCAACCGGTTCTCGACGGATGAAGCGTTGAAAATTGTCTTTGGGTTCAATAGTGATGTCGGCGAGTTGGCGTTCGGCAATGTCGCACATGTAATTGACACGTTCGTTAAATCCGCGGCGAAGCTCGAACGGGCTATAGGCAATCGGTCGCCCGATTTGCCAGGTCAGCTCTTTGCCAATTTCGTCGGCGCGTTCTACCAACCAGTCTTTCATTCGTCGGCAAATTGATGCGCGTTCGCCGACAGGCACTTGTCGCCAAGCAGTTTGCGCGGCGACGGTTTTGGCCAGTGTGGTTTCGATCTGTAGCGGAGTTGCGAGTTGCCGTTCAGCGTAAACTGAGCCGTCAATCGGCGAGATTGTTTGTTGAATCATACTTTTACTTTCCATTACTTGCGGCTCGCTCCTTCTTGTTGCCGTCAATCTGTCGGAGCAATTCCTTCACCGCCGTATCAAGCTGGCTATCGCGTCCTGTGTAACTTTCGCCGATTGGTCGCGTCACCGGTACATCCACCGGTCGCGGGTGCAGTTCCATCGTCTGTCCTGAATTGTCCTGCACGCGCACGCGCGGCATGCGGAAGCCTGTGCCGTCCAGCAATTGACCGTTCCAGGTGTAAATAATCCAGCCGGAAGTCGGTTCGCCGACGACCTTGCCGAGCTTCAATGAGCGATAACCTTCGGTGAAATCTTCGGCGTCGGATAGAGCGTGTTGATTCGTGACCAGAATCGTTGGCGCTTCCAGCGAACGTTGCCCCAGATAGCTGCGCGCCGGAGCCGACGGCATGCCGCGTTGCGTCATCGTCAGATACCCGCGACGCGCCAGCACGTCAATCGCGTAAACATTGACGAAGCCGCCATTGTTGTTGCGAACGTCCACGACCACGCCTTCGCGGGCGTGGTTTTCGTCGTCGAGGTCTGTGTAAAGTTGCGCCAGCGATTGGGCGGACATATCCGGCATGTGAACGTAGCCCAAGCGTCCGTTGCTGACCTTGGCGACATAGGCACGGTTTTCTTCGACCCACTGGCGATACAACAAACCCTTTTCGGTTCCGGTGGTGGTTGGACGAACGACAACTTCGTGCGGGCTGGAACCGTCCGCAGCAGACGAAATCGTCAGCGCAACGCGGCGATTGGTTTTGTATTGCAGCAATTCGTCCAGGTTCGTTTGGGCGTTGATGCGCGCGCCATCCACCGCCAGCAGGTAATCGCCGGTTTTGATGCCGCCAGCGATTGCCGCCGGGCCGAGCGCGATGACTTCGGTCACTTTCAACCGTCCGTTGGTTTCGTATTCAACGCGATCAAATCGCAAGCCGAGTTTGCCAACCGGCGCAGCCTGGTTTCCGCCGCCAAACGGAGCCGAAACGCCCAAATGCGAAGCGTTCAATTCGCCGACCATCAAACTCAAAATGCGGCGCATTTCGTCCGGCGTACGCGCTCCGGCAATGCGTGGTTCGTATTCAGCGTGAACGGCATTCCAATCCGCGCCGTGGAATTTGTCGTCGTAAAAATGATCGCGCTGCAAAGTCCAGGCTTGCTGGAACACGGCCAGTTTTTCCTGATTGAAATCCACGTCCATATCAGCGGTTACGGCCAGCGGGCGCGGCTGGCGCGTGTCCAGAGCGATGGTGCTGATGCGCCCCTGTTCCAGGTAAACGACCTGTTTGCCGTCCGGCGAAAATTGCGCGTCGGATTTGAAACCGGGCGTTGAGGTTAGTTGCCGAGCGACCGGGCGTTCGCGGTCGAGTTCATCCAGCGACCAGGTGTAAAGATTCGCCTGGCCTTCGGCGCTGGCTGTCATCAACAGCGTTTTGCCGTCCGGGCTGATGGTCAACGTGTTTACGTCCACGCCAACCGGCAACAGGCTCAACCGTCCGCGAATGCCTTCAAACACGATTTCGACAGCTTTGTTGGCCGGTTTTTTTTCTTCCGGTTTGGTTTCCGCCGATTGCTGTTGAGTCGGCTGCGCAGGTTGTGCGCGGCGATCAATTGCCGGGTTGCGCGGAGATTCTTCCTTGAACAAATCACGAAACTGATCTTCGCGGAATTTGGGCGTGCGCGGAATCAAATCCACGCGCGCAATCTGGCCTTCTTCGGTCCGCATCACGGTTTGAAACAACAGGTAAGTCCCGTCCGGACTCCACGAAATGGAACTGCCGGAAATCGAAGCCAGGGAACTGATCTGCTTGGCTTCACCGCCACCCTCTTTTACAGATGCTGCAACGGCGTAAACATTGCGGAAGGATTTGTTGCTGACCGCCGAAAACGCCAGCCATTTGCTGTCCGGTGACCAGGCGAACGCACGGCTGCTGGTGAATGGCGGACGATCCATTTTGGCGTCCGCCAGCTTGCGCTCCTGTTTGGATTCGGCTTCGTATACGCGCAACTCTTTTCCGTCGCGGACGAACGCGATCAACTTGCCGTCGGGCGAAAAACGCGGAACCGCGTCGGCTCCTGCACCATTGGTCAACTGTGTTTCGGTATTGCTGGTGAAATCGTATAAAAACAGATGCGGAGCGCCATCGCGTTCGGAAACATACGCGATGCGTTTGCTGTCCGGCGACCAGACAACATCGCTTTCCGCCGTGACGGTTCGCGTCACGCGCACGGCATCGCCGCCGTCTTTCGATGAAGCCGCAAAGATTTCTCCGCGCGCGACGAAGGCGACTTTCTTGCCGTCGGGCGAAAGCGCCAAATCCTGAAAACCATTGTTCAGCGACAAATGCTCAATGCTGGGGCCGGAAGGCGCGCCTCTGCGCGTAACTTGAACTTCGGCGGTTTGCCCTGTTGCGGTGTCGAATTTCCAGACGCCGAAGTTGCGCTCAAAAACAATTGTTTTGCTGTCGTAACTGATTGTCGGCCACAACACGCGCCCGTTCGTGAATTTGGTCAACTGTTTGGCCTGGCCGCCAATGGTTTTTGACCAAAGGTTTTGCGCGCCGCTGCGGTCGGACATGAAAAACAGCGTGCGTCCATCGCCGCTCCACATCGGCCACTGTTGCTTGGCGCCGCGTTCGGTGAGTTGTTCGTATTTGCCGCCGTCGCCGAGCAGCCAGAGTTCTGATTCGTCCAGATGGCTGTGGCCTTTGCGCCACCATTGCCCGGCGCTGTTGCCGCGCGCGGCAAACGCCAGGGTTTTGCCGTCGGGTGATGGCGCGGCGAAAAATTCGCTGGTGTACCGATCCGCCGTGACCTGCATGGGCGTGCCGCCTTCGCTGCTGACGCGGAAAATGTCGTTCATCCCGGAAATGTCTTTGCTGGATGAAGTGAAGTAAATCCACCGGCCATCGCGCGACCAACCGTCCAGTTGTTCGTTCACGTCGTCAAACGTCAGCCGTTTCAAATCGCCGCTGCTGAGCGTCAACACATAAATATCGCCATTGCCCGTGCGGTTGGAAATGAACGCCAGTTTCTTTCCGTCCGGCGAATAGATGGGGCGCGATTCATTGGCCGGATGCGCGACCAGCAATCGCGCCTCGCCGCCCGCAGCCGGAACCGTCCAGATGTCTCCGCCGGAAACGAAGGCGATTTCCGACCGATCCGGTGAAATCGAAGGTTCGGCAAAATACGGCAACGCTTCTTTCGGCGCTTGGCCAAAAGCAACGAAAG is a genomic window containing:
- a CDS encoding long-chain fatty acid--CoA ligase, whose translation is MSTIKQTLEALSPYAAKPWLKHYDFWVPAELNLPRQPLYQILQIASSCFRDKPATGFLGAFLTFGEVKAQVDRLATALAKLGVVKGDRVGIMLPNCPQYLISFFAIVRLGAIVTNVNPIYTPREVEAVAKDSGMKAIIVLNLMAQTVLSVRDNTAIENVIVTSIQEYSANPEIAPSVPAGTLSFGELTGESAQIDLPRVGITPEEDVAVLQYTGGTTGVPKGAMLTHYNLYANVIQSYVWGRELTQRGDERYLMVIPYFHIYGQTVGMLLGTWNGAMQIPVPKFDPDALIQAIKTYKPTFFPGVPTLYISMLNHPEIKTCGLEYVRRFNSGSAPLPVEVIEQFEQLSGAMLYEGYGLTETSPTTHSTPTLARRKPGSIGLTYPSTEVKIVDLETGTQEVPLGQEGELCIRGPQVMKGYWNRPDETAIALRDGWLYTGDVARMDEDGYFYIVQRKKDMIIVSGFNVYPNEVEDVLFAHPAVLEAAVIGVPDQYRGESVKAFVVLKPGATATAEELSEFCKANLAKYKNPSIIEIVPGLPKSAVGKVLRRELRELESNK
- a CDS encoding phosphomannose isomerase type II C-terminal cupin domain, which codes for MQSAVNHSPKYDERPWGNFTVLDEADGYKVKRIEVLPGKRLSYQKHAHRAEHWFIVAGTARVTLDGKDILLRPGEYIDIAIGAAHRIENPGAEKVIFIEVQRGAYLGEDDIVRLQDDFGRTV
- a CDS encoding penicillin-insensitive murein endopeptidase, with protein sequence MPDIKKSVGFGGVNNSDDVKIIQTLLNQVGDHPPLTVNGVCGDETVAIIKAFQSGFFSVPDGRIDPGGKTFKRLLQVTGLGYVQLPQGAEDGYYSYSVADNQFGTAETIKTLQEVAAQFHALRPDLLIGIGDISFRDGHKMPPHKSHINGRNMDIRPLRKDGAKRPIEFTDKLNYDREATRLLAQTFLAHSNVKKIFFNDPTIEGVKPLEGHHNHLHVETKA
- a CDS encoding alpha/beta fold hydrolase translates to MPTTRINGINLYYETQGQGEPLLLIYGLAGRGNGWKFQIETLSPHFQTITFDNRGVGETDQPVEAYSLAQMADDAAGLLDALGIESGNVFGISMGGMIAQEFVLRHPQRVRKLALGCTHPGISRCVAAPAWVMEIFRSLPGKPREQVVRECIPINYSPHTQQHRTELIESLIPLFVDNRQRLHGYVNQVKAIWEFDAFDRLPQIAVPTLVMTGTDDVLVPPGNSKIIAERISNARLMEFPEAGHLFFIEKAEEVNQALREFFRAN
- a CDS encoding Gfo/Idh/MocA family oxidoreductase codes for the protein MDRREFIKAGTSSAIVLTTAGMTAKSYARVIGANDRIRIGGIGPGDRGSGRVVTAQKLGADIVALADVNKGMLAAAQKKLAAPVEKTYVDYNDLLARKDIDGVIIAVPDHLHHDVLLAAVKAGKDAYIEKPLCRTIEEGENMVAAVKASKQIVQVGNQRRSGEHFKKARDIVASGGIGEIRFVRIWDFRYRPVDPYIKRSKDQTLFAPELVDWDRFLGRAPKRPYDAKRASGWRWFWDYAGGLMTDIGPHWLDVAMWITGSDGPKSVSCNGGKYQNMDWETPDNVHAILDCGTFAIVFMVQFMNGQEYDGAAFYGLEGSIVQENNRGLMVRYDAKRKEVESWPVTDESTIHMKNFLDCMQSRKQPNSPVELGNRVLVGAHLANESFRSGKRINWDTVKWRHA
- a CDS encoding vanadium-dependent haloperoxidase, giving the protein MPHNSLGEVDQVAYNVYLQAINTGNPDDFERVPMGDSQVQFKNPQGGLTFEMQGADPGHMYQPPAPTFSSAEIAAEIAENYWMALARDINFSDYDSHPLTNGAAADLNKFSDFRGPHFRPRFLVRGQTLALEQAALASASLGSEAEVQDSPRVPVRQQAMAGPVTIGTLFRGLTKGDLTGPYISQFLWKDYRFGVLSVSQKMRTTIPGDDYLTGYSDWLYAQNARGNLNLPNRYDQTPRYIRNGRDLGEWVHLDYLYEAYFNAMAVLLSIGAPTDPNNPYNKYRNQCGFGTFGNPHIQALVTTVATNALRAVWFQKWYVHRRLRPEAFAGGVHNHLIGATTYPINNEILNSEAVQEVYRKFGTYLLPIAFVEGSPSHPAYGAGHATVAGACTTILKWWFDESWVIPNPVVSSSDGLSLVPYRGTDNLTVGNELNKLASNVALGRNIAGVHWRSDATESLKLGEAIAISVLQDQKHCFNERFDGLSLTKFDGTPITI